The Campylobacter concisus genome contains a region encoding:
- a CDS encoding putative bifunctional diguanylate cyclase/phosphodiesterase — protein MFCTSFVAFFSLKFSKRRLSILLCLIALIVISTYDIFTTTIDFWIDEISFSGYDIVFKSSFFMLFVATLHLREGEANLKFRALRNDFDKILIQKLFVFAVFLTIMILYSWKINLTWLFSILVTLLAYGALSYTFSNVRKMDILIKREIHIKKVLNNQIESKVKELEETNKHLQRISKYDYLTNALNRQYFIARLEEMIKSKALGEKIDIYSIDINHFKAINDSYGHYIGDDVIAKFASNIESILPPNDSLFTRSGGDDFIVVIKQNENVHCREFLHYLLKAISEPIVIDDYKIVLDAKIGISSTQTSEILADDFIMQSEAALEAAKKDASEKYVFYSDIKSIIQDRNYIEILLNSISFDEEFELKFQPQYLIEGKKIVGAEALVRWNSPIKGPVDQSKFIPIAEQSSIINAIGKWVAKNAIKQMAFWNEKYNTNLKIGINISPKQIDNINFASKFLSYIDRYGIDPSCVDVEITEASLINAEEMMQSALSELSNRGICISIDDFGTGFSSMSYIKKYPMGRLKIAKELIDNIAINDIDKDVVKSVIALAKNVELKTIAEGVEDETQLKILRELGCDEVQGYLWGKPMSAEDFEKLIISAI, from the coding sequence ATGTTTTGTACTTCATTTGTTGCGTTTTTTTCACTTAAATTTTCAAAAAGAAGACTATCTATACTTTTATGCTTGATAGCGCTTATTGTAATAAGCACTTATGACATTTTTACCACTACAATAGATTTTTGGATAGATGAAATATCCTTTTCTGGATACGACATTGTATTTAAGAGTTCATTTTTTATGTTGTTTGTTGCTACGCTTCATTTAAGAGAGGGCGAGGCAAATCTAAAATTTAGGGCGCTCAGAAACGATTTTGATAAAATTTTAATACAAAAGCTATTTGTTTTTGCCGTATTTTTGACGATCATGATCTTGTACTCTTGGAAGATAAATTTGACATGGTTATTTTCTATTTTAGTTACTTTGCTTGCATACGGGGCATTATCTTATACATTTTCTAATGTTAGAAAGATGGATATTTTAATTAAACGTGAAATACATATCAAAAAAGTGTTAAATAATCAGATAGAAAGTAAAGTAAAAGAGCTTGAAGAGACAAATAAACACCTACAAAGGATCAGTAAATATGATTATTTGACAAATGCTCTAAATCGCCAGTATTTTATCGCAAGGCTTGAAGAGATGATAAAGTCAAAGGCACTTGGCGAGAAGATAGATATTTATAGTATTGATATAAACCATTTTAAAGCGATAAATGACTCGTATGGGCATTATATCGGCGATGATGTAATAGCAAAGTTTGCTTCAAATATTGAGTCAATATTGCCACCAAATGATTCTTTATTTACAAGGTCTGGCGGAGATGACTTTATCGTTGTTATCAAGCAAAACGAAAATGTACATTGCAGGGAATTTTTGCATTATCTACTAAAAGCTATTTCAGAGCCAATCGTTATAGATGATTATAAAATTGTACTTGATGCGAAAATAGGGATTAGCTCGACACAAACTAGTGAAATTTTGGCTGATGATTTTATCATGCAATCAGAAGCAGCACTAGAAGCAGCAAAAAAAGATGCGTCTGAAAAGTACGTTTTTTATAGTGATATAAAAAGCATAATTCAGGATAGAAACTATATAGAAATATTGCTAAATAGCATAAGCTTTGATGAAGAATTTGAGCTAAAGTTTCAGCCTCAGTATCTAATAGAAGGTAAAAAAATAGTAGGAGCAGAGGCTCTTGTTAGGTGGAACTCTCCTATAAAAGGTCCGGTGGATCAATCAAAATTTATCCCAATAGCCGAACAAAGCTCTATTATCAATGCGATAGGAAAATGGGTAGCAAAAAATGCTATAAAACAAATGGCCTTTTGGAATGAGAAATATAATACAAACCTAAAAATAGGCATAAATATCTCTCCAAAACAGATTGATAATATAAATTTTGCATCTAAATTTTTAAGCTATATAGATAGATACGGCATCGATCCATCTTGTGTAGATGTTGAGATCACAGAAGCCAGCCTTATTAATGCCGAAGAGATGATGCAAAGTGCATTATCTGAGCTTTCTAATAGAGGAATTTGCATATCCATAGATGATTTTGGTACCGGTTTTTCATCGATGAGTTATATCAAAAAATATCCTATGGGTCGCCTAAAGATCGCTAAAGAGCTGATAGATAATATTGCTATAAATGATATAGATAAAGACGTGGTAAAAAGCGTTATAGCTTTGGCTAAAAATGTGGAGCTAAAGACTATTGCTGAAGGCGTCGAAGATGAAACCCAGCTTAAAATTTTAAGAGAGCTTGGATGCGATGAGGTGCAAGGGTATCTTTGGGGCAAGCCAATGAGTGCAGAGGATTTTGAAAAACTTATAATAAGCGCTATTTAA